CCTGATCAGGCTCCCTCTGACGGTATCTTCGATATAGACTGACCCGGATCGGAACATTTCCGGTCTCGTCAGGTTAATCTCCATGGCCGTCCGCGCGGATGCGGTCGGCCGCAATGTTCTTTCTGGATAAGGCTGAGCCCATTTCGACGCGCGACACCTCGAACGAATCGATCATTCCGGAGCAGGAGAAGCGCCGCGACGACATGCGCGCCGTGGTCCTCGTGCCGGTCCTCAAGCAACAGCGTGAAAATCGCGATGCGGCGGCACCGGTTGCTCCCGGCCGCTCAGTCGAAGCCAAGCTTGAGGAAGCAAAGGGTCTGGCGCTTGCCATCGAGCTCGAGGTAACACAGGGTCTCATCGTTTCCGTCAATCAGCCGCGCCCCGCCACCCTGTTCGGAACCGGCAAGATCGAGGAAATCGGTCATCTGCTGGATGAAACCAATTCCGGCCTGGTGATTGTCGATCATCCGCTGACCCCGGTGCAGCAGCGCAATCTCGAAAAGCAATGGAATGCCAAGGTCATCGACCGGACAGGCCTGATCCTCGAAATCTTCGGCCGTCGCGCCTCCACCAAGGAAGGCACGCTGCAGGTTGATCTTGCGCATCTGAATTACCAGAAGGGTCGCCTCGTCAGAAGCTGGACCCACCTTGAACGCCAGCGCGGTGGTGCGGGCTTCATGGGCGGTCCGGGTGAAACCCAGATCGAGGCCGACAGACGCCTGCTGCAGGATCGCATCGTCAAGCTTGAGAAGGAATTGGAGCAGGTGGTGCGTACCCGCCAGCTTCACCGCGCCAAGCGCCGCAAGGTGCCGCATCCGATCGTTGCGCTCGTCGGTTACACCAATGCCGGCAAATCCACGCTTTTCAACCGCATCACCGGGGCAGGTGTTCTGGCGGAGGACATGCTGTTCGCCACGCTCGACCCGACATTACGGCGCATGAAACTGCCGCACGGCCGCACGGTTATCCTGTCCGATACCGTCGGATTCATTTCCGACCTGCCGACGCATCTCGTCGCGGCTTTCCGTGCGACGCTGGAAGAGGTGCTTGAAGCCGATCTCGTTCTGCATGTGCGTGATATGTCCGATCCGGACAATGCCGCCCAGTCTGCGGATGTGCTGCGCATTCTCAGCGATCTCGGCATCGACGAGAAAGAAGCCGAAAAGCGCATTATCGAGGTCTGGAACAAGGTCGATCGTCTGGAGCCGGAAGCGCATGACGCCATCATGCAGCGCGCCGAAGGCCGCTCCGATATCCGCGCCGTTTCGGCGATCACGGGTGAGGGCGTCGATGCCCTGATGGAAGAGATTTCAAAGCGCCTGTCCGGTGTGCTGACGGAAACGACTGTTGTCTTGTCTGTCGAGCAATTGCCGCTGATTTCCTGGGTCTACGGCAACTCCATCGTCGATAACCGTGAAGACC
The Agrobacterium cucumeris DNA segment above includes these coding regions:
- the hflX gene encoding GTPase HflX, with product MFFLDKAEPISTRDTSNESIIPEQEKRRDDMRAVVLVPVLKQQRENRDAAAPVAPGRSVEAKLEEAKGLALAIELEVTQGLIVSVNQPRPATLFGTGKIEEIGHLLDETNSGLVIVDHPLTPVQQRNLEKQWNAKVIDRTGLILEIFGRRASTKEGTLQVDLAHLNYQKGRLVRSWTHLERQRGGAGFMGGPGETQIEADRRLLQDRIVKLEKELEQVVRTRQLHRAKRRKVPHPIVALVGYTNAGKSTLFNRITGAGVLAEDMLFATLDPTLRRMKLPHGRTVILSDTVGFISDLPTHLVAAFRATLEEVLEADLVLHVRDMSDPDNAAQSADVLRILSDLGIDEKEAEKRIIEVWNKVDRLEPEAHDAIMQRAEGRSDIRAVSAITGEGVDALMEEISKRLSGVLTETTVVLSVEQLPLISWVYGNSIVDNREDHEDGSVELDVRLSEAQAVELERKLGKATVREREDWER